From Asterias rubens chromosome 20, eAstRub1.3, whole genome shotgun sequence, one genomic window encodes:
- the LOC117304023 gene encoding DPY30 domain-containing protein 1-like produces MDTEYLKRNLGSCLTSVLAEVAEKRPMDPIEYIAQWLYKFKENECYYAEEEARGKQLAIERVEAEKEKQRQEIMRQEAEKLAQEEAEARKAEEPPPEVPVEEDKSAVSKERSNLPGAPNLETVPEGEEQQEEEQVAPAEDAEQTETKEEDEDKEEEKEEDKEADGDNAQDADADEATGDGEQQAAETEQDAEEAS; encoded by the exons ATGGACACagaatatttgaagagaaatctGGGGAGCTGTTTGACCTCGGTATTGGCTGAGGTCGCAGAGAAACGACCTATGGATCCAATTGAATACATAGCGCAGTGGCTGTACAAGTTTAAGGAAAATGAATGCTACTATGCTGAG GAGGAAGCCAGAGGTAAACAACTTGCCATCGAGAGAGTGGAggcagagaaagaaaaacagcgTCAAGAAATTATGAGACAAGAAGCGGAGAAACTGGCTCAAGAAGAAGCTGAAGCAAGGAAG GCTGAGGAGCCACCACCAGAAGTTCCCGTAGAAGAAGATAAGTCGGCAGTCTCCAAAGAAAGAAGCAATCTTCCTGGTGCGCCAAACCTTGAGACTGTTCCAGAGGGGGAGGAACAGCAGGAGGAAGAGCAGGTAGCCCCAGCCGAGGATGCCgaacaaacagaaacaaag GAGGAGGATGAAGACAAAGAGGAAGAGAAAGAGGAAGACAAAGAGGCAGACGGAGATAATGCTCAGGATGCCGACGCTGACGAGGCAACGGGAGACGGAGAGCAACAGGCCGCTGAGACCGAGCAAGACGCGGAGGAAGCAAGCTAG